Proteins from a single region of Butyrivibrio fibrisolvens:
- the rhuM gene encoding RhuM family protein, which produces MKNEIVLFETKDQEIKLSVPVNKGNVWLNRQQMADLFDRDVKTIGKHINNALKEELDNSVVANFATTASDGKSYNVEHYSLDMIISVGYRVKSKRGIEFRRWANDVLKQYIMKGYAVNEKRLAALNKTVEIQSKIIANTLDIEEAEVLRAVNLYTDALLLLDQYDHQSLSKPEGNKPVYRITYDDCRNMINHMEDSFSSDVFGVEKEAGKVEGILAAVYQDVFGGEVYPSLEEKAANLLYFMIKDHPFADGCKRIAASLFLEFLDKNDALIRDGQKVISDGALVAITLMIAESNPEEKDIMTTLVMNLLKM; this is translated from the coding sequence TTGAAAAATGAAATAGTATTATTTGAAACAAAGGATCAGGAGATAAAGCTTTCTGTTCCAGTGAATAAGGGAAATGTTTGGCTTAACAGACAACAAATGGCGGATTTATTTGATCGAGATGTTAAGACAATTGGTAAGCATATTAATAATGCATTAAAGGAAGAACTTGATAATTCAGTTGTCGCAAATTTTGCGACAACTGCTAGTGATGGAAAAAGCTACAATGTTGAACATTACAGTTTGGACATGATTATTTCTGTTGGTTATCGTGTAAAATCCAAACGTGGTATAGAATTTAGACGATGGGCTAATGATGTTTTAAAACAATACATCATGAAAGGCTATGCAGTAAATGAAAAACGTTTAGCTGCTTTGAATAAAACCGTTGAGATTCAATCAAAGATTATTGCAAATACGTTAGATATTGAGGAAGCAGAAGTCCTTAGAGCGGTTAATCTTTATACAGATGCACTGCTTCTTTTGGATCAGTATGATCATCAGTCACTGAGTAAACCGGAAGGAAATAAGCCGGTATATCGAATTACATATGACGATTGTAGAAATATGATTAATCATATGGAGGACAGTTTTAGTTCAGATGTATTTGGCGTAGAAAAAGAAGCTGGAAAAGTAGAAGGAATTCTTGCAGCAGTATATCAAGATGTATTTGGCGGTGAGGTATATCCATCATTAGAAGAAAAGGCTGCAAATCTTTTGTACTTTATGATAAAGGATCATCCATTTGCTGATGGATGCAAGAGAATAGCAGCATCACTTTTTCTAGAGTTCTTAGACAAAAATGATGCGTTAATACGAGATGGTCAAAAAGTCATTAGCGATGGAGCTCTCGTTGCTATTACACTTATGATTGCAGAATCAAATCCAGAAGAAAAAGATATCATGACAACATTAGTCATGAATTTATTGAAGATGTAG
- a CDS encoding IS110 family transposase yields the protein MSMYFAGIDISKYKHDCCIIAAADQSVVAKFTFKNNKEGFDQLLTTINSLSSPEDIRIGFESTSHYALNLELFLENASLTFMEVNPVLISEYKKSTTLRRTKTDSVDCESIARWLMTVEYKPHSKGFYHAYSLKSLTRLRDRLVRQRSLYLVKLTNVLDHTFPEFKPFFNERFSKTALYLLENYGSAENMSAMNETDYNEIRCVSHGKFSPQQFLELKRLATDTVGINNSIFDVELESLLSLYKSLVKEINTLESEIIRLINEVHPHFMTIPGIGPISAAVIYAEYGDISNFSSPAQMLAFAGIEPSVNDSGTESHGGKMVRHGSSPLRYVLLNCCLPLIRFDMTFATYYAKKRHEGKPHRVAITHVAKKLLRVIFALEKQNIDFNSQKLR from the coding sequence ATGTCTATGTACTTTGCTGGAATTGATATTTCCAAGTACAAACATGATTGCTGCATTATAGCTGCAGCCGATCAATCTGTAGTTGCTAAATTCACTTTTAAAAACAATAAAGAAGGATTTGATCAACTGCTCACAACTATTAACTCTTTATCCTCACCCGAGGACATAAGAATAGGGTTTGAATCAACATCTCATTATGCCCTGAATCTTGAGCTTTTCCTTGAAAACGCCTCGCTAACGTTCATGGAAGTAAATCCAGTCTTGATATCGGAATATAAAAAATCGACCACTCTAAGGCGTACAAAAACCGATTCTGTTGACTGTGAATCCATTGCTCGATGGTTAATGACTGTTGAGTACAAACCCCATTCAAAAGGATTTTATCACGCTTATTCCTTAAAGTCATTAACTCGTCTCCGTGACAGGCTTGTTCGTCAAAGATCATTATATCTTGTTAAACTCACAAATGTTCTTGATCATACATTTCCGGAGTTCAAGCCATTCTTTAATGAACGTTTTTCTAAAACAGCTCTATATCTATTAGAAAACTACGGTTCTGCTGAAAACATGTCTGCCATGAATGAAACTGACTATAATGAAATCCGTTGTGTATCTCATGGTAAGTTTTCTCCTCAACAATTCCTTGAGTTGAAGCGTTTAGCTACTGATACTGTTGGCATCAATAATTCCATATTTGATGTCGAACTTGAAAGCTTACTGTCCCTCTACAAATCCTTGGTCAAAGAAATCAATACGCTTGAGAGTGAGATTATCAGGCTCATAAACGAAGTCCATCCACACTTTATGACCATTCCAGGAATTGGTCCTATTTCTGCTGCAGTAATCTACGCAGAATACGGAGATATTTCCAACTTTTCATCTCCTGCACAAATGCTTGCTTTTGCCGGGATTGAACCAAGTGTAAATGATTCAGGAACTGAATCTCACGGCGGAAAGATGGTAAGGCACGGATCATCTCCATTGAGATATGTCTTGCTAAACTGCTGTCTTCCTTTAATTCGCTTCGATATGACTTTTGCAACTTATTATGCCAAGAAGCGTCATGAAGGTAAGCCTCATCGGGTAGCTATAACCCACGTTGCAAAGAAACTTTTACGAGTTATCTTTGCTTTAGAAAAGCAAAACATAGACTTCAATTCTCAAAAACTTCGCTAA
- a CDS encoding GNAT family N-acetyltransferase, with protein sequence MRLYLAKPDLIYFEQFNEMMEEWCESGTQIAPWFLDKPFESIEDFEKFIKMLDDCEHGIVDKRFSATTSFFVVDESGKLVGASSLRHYLTCEGLNTWGHIGYGIRPSERRKGYATEVLKMMLEEAKAKKIYKVLLGAHENNRGSWKTIEKCGGIQENTVTIDGDDEPIRRYWIDVFNLEIQIGSL encoded by the coding sequence ATGAGACTATATTTGGCAAAGCCTGACTTGATCTATTTTGAGCAGTTCAACGAGATGATGGAAGAGTGGTGCGAGAGTGGCACACAGATCGCACCATGGTTTTTGGATAAACCTTTCGAGTCTATAGAAGATTTCGAGAAGTTTATAAAAATGCTGGATGACTGCGAGCATGGAATTGTTGATAAAAGATTCAGTGCCACAACATCGTTCTTTGTAGTAGATGAGAGCGGAAAGTTAGTTGGAGCATCGAGTTTGAGGCATTATTTGACATGCGAAGGCTTAAATACTTGGGGACATATCGGATATGGAATCCGCCCTAGTGAGAGAAGAAAAGGATATGCCACTGAAGTTCTTAAAATGATGCTCGAAGAGGCAAAAGCAAAGAAAATATACAAAGTATTACTGGGTGCTCATGAAAACAATAGAGGCTCATGGAAGACTATAGAAAAGTGCGGAGGAATACAAGAAAATACAGTTACTATTGATGGTGATGATGAGCCAATCCGTAGATACTGGATTGATGTTTTTAACTTAGAAATACAAATCGGCAGTTTGTAG
- a CDS encoding HIT domain-containing protein codes for MEECIFCKIASGEIQGLRIYENDETLAFMDIAKDVDGHILVIPKKHCKNILDCDADTLSAVTQTVKTVSNHLTERCGYDGVNLLNASDESAGQSVPHFHIHIIPRKTGDGIDAWPKFEGAKENIQAIFEKVKVKE; via the coding sequence ATGGAAGAGTGTATTTTTTGTAAGATTGCTTCGGGTGAAATACAGGGGCTAAGAATATATGAGAACGATGAGACGCTTGCGTTCATGGATATAGCAAAGGATGTGGATGGTCATATACTGGTTATTCCTAAGAAACACTGTAAGAACATTTTGGATTGCGATGCCGATACTCTTTCTGCGGTTACACAGACTGTAAAAACGGTTTCAAACCATCTGACTGAGAGATGCGGATATGACGGTGTTAATTTACTTAATGCCAGCGATGAAAGTGCCGGACAGTCAGTGCCTCATTTTCATATTCATATAATTCCTAGAAAAACAGGTGATGGGATAGATGCATGGCCAAAATTTGAAGGAGCAAAGGAAAATATTCAAGCTATATTCGAGAAGGTAAAGGTTAAAGAATAA
- a CDS encoding DUF3298 and DUF4163 domain-containing protein translates to MKIKTTTAVLSIVLMATALTGCSVPENLGSTIELGGSQKSTANQTETARDLDQDITEDNSNDSSNDSSKATSKDTSKNSSDDSSDDTSTEGTAKTPTFSIAYKDYSIRYDGDATFDESNENSVDYSNGILFEGSYQFLMMDDEWEEDYPQLYEAVNSYARESMAQTDGYANNMADEARQMLEEAAEGGYSFWGPYTEDYFVSVTRIDDAVLSVYNYSSEYTGGAHGMYGAAGDNYDVETGEMLDISDVLDTDEEEFEEVLKDEILALAESDDQFQYIDEALEDLKFDAEYDPDNEVYEFGYKWYFAYDGLHVIFNPYELGSYSDGMQDVVIGYDEYPDMIKEKFVPAQNTDYIYKDRIYFIADEYDYDNNPDLHFRYTPYDGYQGDMVSSKFELVKDGKSAQVDGGFYVNDENDFDIYRVVTADGREYVYLFVPTESDHLWLVVFDITGDVKLVDTQGYYQLYSGSDDGYHLAPILTDPYDMRLGHLGQNFGSYICYGDYEVGADGLPKEISEFHYILIGSEEAYSKADIKVDVVDTNGEVLEQGVTIPKGQHFVPYRTDAESYMDLYLDDGRIVRLTYEEFDSGTIPEGKIGDLFEGLKCFG, encoded by the coding sequence ATGAAAATAAAAACAACCACCGCGGTACTAAGCATAGTATTGATGGCAACAGCACTTACAGGGTGTTCTGTGCCCGAAAACCTTGGATCAACAATAGAGCTAGGCGGCTCACAAAAAAGCACTGCCAATCAAACTGAAACAGCCAGAGACTTAGATCAGGATATCACTGAAGATAATTCTAATGACAGCTCCAATGACAGTTCCAAGGCCACTTCAAAGGACACTTCTAAGAATAGTTCTGATGACAGTTCCGATGATACTTCCACAGAAGGAACAGCAAAGACACCGACATTTTCAATTGCATACAAAGATTACTCAATACGATACGATGGCGATGCCACTTTTGACGAATCCAATGAAAACTCAGTGGATTATTCTAATGGCATCCTGTTTGAAGGCAGTTACCAATTCCTGATGATGGACGATGAATGGGAGGAAGATTATCCCCAGTTATATGAAGCTGTCAATTCCTATGCCAGAGAATCTATGGCCCAAACAGATGGTTATGCCAATAACATGGCAGATGAAGCCCGTCAGATGCTTGAAGAAGCAGCTGAAGGCGGATACAGCTTTTGGGGACCATATACGGAAGACTACTTTGTATCAGTAACGAGAATAGATGATGCTGTTCTAAGCGTATACAACTATTCCAGTGAATATACCGGCGGGGCCCATGGAATGTACGGAGCAGCAGGAGATAACTATGATGTAGAGACAGGTGAGATGCTTGATATCTCCGATGTTCTTGACACTGATGAGGAAGAGTTTGAAGAAGTCCTTAAAGATGAGATCCTTGCCCTGGCTGAATCTGACGATCAGTTCCAATATATCGATGAGGCACTTGAGGATTTGAAGTTTGATGCGGAATATGACCCGGATAACGAAGTATATGAATTTGGGTACAAATGGTATTTTGCCTATGACGGACTTCATGTGATCTTCAATCCATATGAACTTGGCTCATATAGCGACGGAATGCAGGATGTAGTCATCGGATATGATGAATATCCTGATATGATAAAAGAAAAATTTGTTCCGGCCCAAAATACTGACTATATCTACAAAGACAGAATATACTTTATAGCGGATGAATATGATTATGATAATAATCCGGATTTGCACTTTAGATATACACCGTATGATGGCTACCAAGGCGATATGGTCTCCAGTAAATTCGAGCTTGTCAAAGACGGCAAGTCTGCCCAGGTCGACGGCGGCTTTTATGTAAATGATGAAAATGACTTTGATATATACAGAGTTGTAACCGCAGATGGTCGCGAATATGTATACCTTTTTGTCCCCACAGAAAGTGATCACCTATGGCTGGTTGTATTTGATATCACAGGCGATGTCAAGCTTGTAGATACCCAGGGCTATTATCAGCTGTATAGCGGATCTGATGACGGATATCATCTAGCGCCAATTCTGACAGATCCATATGACATGCGCCTGGGGCACCTTGGTCAGAACTTCGGATCATATATATGCTATGGTGATTACGAAGTTGGCGCTGACGGGCTTCCCAAGGAGATAAGTGAGTTCCATTACATATTAATTGGAAGCGAAGAAGCATACTCCAAGGCAGACATCAAAGTGGATGTTGTTGATACTAATGGAGAAGTGCTGGAGCAAGGCGTTACGATTCCAAAGGGCCAGCATTTTGTCCCTTATAGAACTGATGCGGAATCTTATATGGACCTCTATCTTGATGATGGCAGAATCGTAAGACTTACATATGAGGAATTTGATTCAGGAACAATTCCTGAAGGAAAGATAGGAGACCTCTTTGAAGGCCTTAAATGTTTTGGTTAG
- the ppdK gene encoding pyruvate, phosphate dikinase, whose amino-acid sequence MANKWVYTFKEGNMSMRNLLGGKGANLAEMTEIGLPVPQGFTITTEACTQYYEDGRKINDEIMAQAMEGVAWMEKENGKKFGDLENPLLVSVRSGARASMPGMMDTILNLGLNDEVVAAMIKGNPDPAFERFVYDSYRRFIQMFSDVVMEVGKKYFEQLIDKMKEEKGVKYDVDLTAADLKELAEQFKAEYKNQLGTDFPSDPVEQLKLAIEAVFRSWDNPRANVYRRDNDIPYSWGTAVNVMPMVFGNLNNQSGTGVAFTRDPATGENKLMGEFLINAQGEDVVAGVRTPMPIAQMEKEFPEAYADFLKVCETLENHYHDMQDMEFTVENKKLYMLQCRNGKRTAQAALKIACDLVDEGHKTEAEAVAMIEPRNLDTLLHPQFDAAALKAATPLGKGLGASPGAAAGKVVFTADDAVAWAERGEKVVLVRLETSPEDITGMKAAQGILTVRGGMTSHAAVVARGMGECCVSGCGDINMDEENKKFTLGGVEFHEGDEISIDGTTGNIYQGIIPTVDATIAGEFGRIMAWADKYRKLKVRTNADTPADAKKARELGAEGIGLCRTEHMFFEADRIAAFREMICSDTVEEREAALEKILPYQQNDFEGLFEALEGNPVTIRFLDPPLHEFVPTEDADIKKLAEAKNKSVEEIKAMINSLHEFNPMMGHRGCRLAVTYPEIAKMQTKAVIRAALNVQKKHADWKVVPEIMIPLVCDVKELKFVKQVVVETADAEIKAAGANLEYEVGTMIEIPRAALTADEIAKEADFFCFGTNDLTQMTYGFSRDDAGKFLNAYYDTKIFENDPFAKLDQTGVGKLMETAIKLGKPVNPNLHVGICGEHGGDPSSVEFCHKIGLNYVSCSPFRVPIARLAAAQAAIAEQN is encoded by the coding sequence ATGGCTAATAAGTGGGTTTATACCTTCAAAGAAGGTAACATGTCCATGCGCAATCTCCTTGGTGGAAAGGGCGCTAACCTTGCTGAAATGACTGAGATCGGACTTCCGGTTCCACAGGGTTTCACAATCACAACTGAGGCTTGTACTCAGTACTATGAGGATGGTCGTAAGATCAACGACGAAATCATGGCACAGGCAATGGAAGGTGTTGCTTGGATGGAAAAAGAGAACGGAAAGAAGTTCGGAGACCTTGAGAATCCTCTTCTTGTTTCTGTTCGTTCAGGTGCTCGTGCATCTATGCCTGGTATGATGGATACAATCCTCAACCTTGGTCTTAATGACGAAGTTGTTGCAGCAATGATCAAGGGCAATCCTGATCCTGCATTCGAGCGTTTCGTATATGACTCTTACAGACGTTTCATCCAGATGTTCTCTGACGTAGTTATGGAAGTTGGTAAGAAGTATTTTGAGCAGCTCATCGACAAGATGAAAGAAGAGAAGGGCGTTAAGTATGACGTAGACCTTACAGCTGCTGATCTTAAAGAACTTGCTGAGCAGTTCAAGGCAGAGTACAAGAACCAGCTCGGTACAGATTTCCCTTCAGATCCTGTTGAGCAGTTAAAGCTTGCTATCGAGGCTGTATTCCGTTCATGGGATAACCCTCGTGCTAACGTATATCGTCGTGACAACGACATCCCTTATTCATGGGGAACAGCTGTTAACGTAATGCCTATGGTATTCGGTAACCTTAACAACCAGTCCGGTACAGGTGTTGCATTCACACGTGATCCTGCTACAGGTGAGAACAAGCTTATGGGTGAGTTCCTCATCAATGCACAGGGTGAAGACGTTGTTGCAGGTGTTCGTACTCCTATGCCAATCGCACAGATGGAGAAAGAGTTCCCTGAAGCATACGCTGACTTCCTTAAGGTTTGTGAGACTCTTGAGAATCACTACCATGACATGCAGGACATGGAGTTCACAGTAGAGAACAAGAAGCTCTACATGCTTCAGTGCCGTAATGGTAAGAGAACAGCTCAGGCTGCTCTTAAGATCGCTTGCGACCTCGTTGATGAGGGACACAAGACAGAGGCAGAGGCTGTTGCTATGATCGAGCCTCGTAACCTTGATACACTCCTTCACCCTCAGTTTGATGCTGCTGCTCTTAAGGCTGCAACACCACTTGGAAAGGGTCTTGGCGCTTCACCTGGAGCTGCTGCTGGTAAGGTTGTATTCACAGCTGATGATGCAGTTGCTTGGGCTGAGAGAGGCGAGAAGGTAGTTCTTGTACGTCTTGAGACATCTCCTGAAGATATCACAGGTATGAAAGCTGCTCAGGGTATCCTCACAGTTCGTGGTGGTATGACATCTCACGCAGCAGTTGTTGCTCGTGGTATGGGTGAGTGCTGCGTATCTGGTTGCGGCGACATCAACATGGACGAAGAGAACAAGAAGTTCACACTTGGTGGCGTAGAGTTCCACGAAGGTGATGAGATTTCTATCGATGGTACAACAGGTAACATCTATCAGGGTATTATCCCTACAGTTGATGCTACTATCGCTGGTGAGTTCGGCCGTATCATGGCTTGGGCTGACAAGTATAGAAAGCTTAAAGTTAGAACAAACGCTGATACACCTGCTGATGCTAAGAAGGCTAGAGAGCTTGGTGCAGAAGGTATCGGTCTTTGCCGTACAGAGCACATGTTCTTCGAAGCTGACAGAATCGCAGCTTTCCGTGAGATGATCTGCTCAGATACAGTAGAAGAGCGAGAAGCAGCTCTTGAGAAAATCCTTCCTTACCAGCAGAACGACTTCGAAGGACTCTTCGAGGCACTTGAAGGTAACCCAGTTACTATCAGATTCCTTGATCCGCCACTTCACGAGTTCGTTCCTACAGAAGATGCTGATATCAAGAAGCTTGCTGAGGCTAAGAACAAGAGCGTAGAAGAGATCAAAGCTATGATCAATTCTCTTCACGAGTTCAACCCTATGATGGGTCACAGAGGATGCCGTCTTGCAGTTACATATCCTGAAATTGCTAAGATGCAGACAAAGGCTGTTATCCGTGCAGCTCTCAACGTACAGAAGAAGCATGCTGACTGGAAAGTTGTTCCTGAAATCATGATCCCTCTTGTATGTGATGTTAAAGAGCTTAAGTTCGTTAAGCAGGTAGTTGTTGAGACAGCTGATGCTGAGATCAAGGCTGCTGGTGCTAACCTTGAGTACGAAGTTGGTACAATGATCGAGATCCCAAGAGCTGCTCTTACAGCTGATGAGATCGCTAAGGAAGCTGACTTCTTCTGCTTCGGTACTAACGACCTTACACAGATGACATATGGTTTCTCTCGTGATGATGCTGGTAAGTTCCTTAACGCTTACTATGATACAAAGATCTTCGAGAACGATCCATTTGCTAAGCTTGACCAGACAGGTGTTGGTAAGCTCATGGAGACAGCTATCAAGCTTGGTAAGCCTGTTAATCCTAACCTTCACGTTGGTATCTGTGGTGAGCACGGTGGAGATCCTTCATCAGTTGAGTTCTGTCACAAGATCGGTCTTAACTATGTATCTTGCTCACCTTTCCGTGTGCCGATCGCAAGACTTGCAGCAGCACAGGCAGCTATCGCTGAGCAGAACTAA
- a CDS encoding glycerophosphodiester phosphodiesterase family protein: MSSKKILLTLASIPAAIGGLYLAAVMPRIIKKPSKKPFVGKLYAHRGLHDNHSNAPENSMAAFRKAVEAGYGIECDVQLTRDGIPVIFHDFTLARVARYDKGFESHYPIHNLDGSLGVRGKIGDYSYEELQHFHLLDSEEKIPKFEDFLKMVDGKVPLIIELKIEAFDTGVCPVADGLLRSYKGDYCIESFNPLGLIWYRKHHPEVMRGQLAEEFLKDEKDEFHSKIWKVPSNLLLNFITRPDFVAYNYKHERNMSRRIVHRLYRNTAAAWTIKDQEALDKARGKFDIFIFDSFIPDMKEKAENMKEKADQFIEEGTREYTQL, encoded by the coding sequence ATGAGTTCTAAGAAAATATTGCTGACATTAGCATCTATACCGGCTGCAATTGGGGGACTGTATCTGGCTGCTGTAATGCCAAGAATAATTAAAAAACCTTCCAAAAAGCCGTTCGTTGGCAAATTATACGCACATCGTGGTCTTCATGATAATCATTCCAATGCACCAGAGAACTCAATGGCCGCCTTTAGGAAGGCAGTAGAAGCCGGATATGGCATCGAGTGTGACGTTCAGCTCACAAGAGATGGTATTCCGGTGATTTTCCATGATTTTACGCTTGCCAGAGTTGCCAGATATGACAAGGGTTTTGAGTCACATTATCCTATTCATAATCTTGATGGCAGCCTTGGAGTAAGAGGTAAGATCGGTGACTATTCTTATGAAGAATTGCAGCATTTTCACCTTCTGGATTCAGAAGAGAAGATTCCAAAATTCGAAGATTTTCTTAAGATGGTCGATGGGAAGGTTCCGCTTATAATAGAGCTCAAGATTGAAGCTTTTGATACAGGCGTATGTCCTGTTGCAGACGGTCTGCTTAGGAGTTACAAAGGAGACTATTGCATAGAATCCTTCAATCCTCTTGGACTTATCTGGTACAGGAAGCATCATCCGGAAGTTATGAGAGGTCAGCTGGCAGAAGAGTTCCTTAAGGACGAGAAAGATGAGTTTCATTCCAAGATATGGAAGGTGCCTTCGAATCTTCTTCTTAACTTCATAACAAGACCTGATTTTGTGGCTTATAATTACAAACACGAAAGAAATATGTCAAGGCGTATTGTTCACAGGCTCTATCGCAATACAGCAGCTGCCTGGACCATCAAGGATCAGGAAGCTTTGGACAAGGCCAGAGGCAAGTTTGATATATTTATATTTGACAGCTTTATCCCCGACATGAAAGAGAAGGCGGAGAATATGAAAGAAAAAGCTGATCAGTTTATTGAAGAGGGCACGCGTGAATACACGCAGCTTTAA
- a CDS encoding MFS transporter → MKLKLNYGRTVLIGFAFMSICIFWQFYDNEIPRILKYTFGLGEGITGFIMALDNIFALFLLPIFGTLSDRTNTKVGKRMPFVLIGTVLSTILFQLLINVANVPGRLALFIVILLLLLVSMGIYRSPAVAMMPDLTPPPLRSRANAIINLMGTVGAVYTLAMISILLKDADDQAKTNYTPLALAISVAMVICVIILFVTIKENKIRDEVTKEVESAGLSMNDADDEASEKIAKAKEDGSFDKENHSEPSVKRSLNFLLISVLLWFTAYNAVTTAFSRYVEEVWGLKNGAYANCLMIATVAAVVSYLPIGWISSKIGRKKTILMGVSVMSICYLAGAFATGYSGAIVVMFVLIGFGWASINVNSYPMVVQMSNASDIGKYTGYYYTFSMAAQVFTPIASGILLEYVSYRTLFPYACVFSTLAFITMLMVKHGDSERQA, encoded by the coding sequence ATGAAGCTTAAGCTAAACTATGGGAGAACGGTTCTGATTGGGTTCGCCTTTATGTCGATCTGCATTTTCTGGCAGTTCTATGACAATGAGATTCCAAGAATACTTAAATACACATTTGGACTTGGTGAGGGTATCACAGGTTTTATTATGGCGCTTGATAATATTTTTGCGCTGTTTCTTCTTCCGATATTTGGTACGTTGTCGGATCGCACCAATACTAAAGTTGGTAAGAGGATGCCGTTTGTGCTTATTGGAACGGTTTTATCAACTATTCTTTTTCAGCTTCTTATAAATGTTGCAAATGTTCCGGGAAGGCTGGCGTTGTTTATTGTCATACTTCTTCTTTTGCTTGTTTCGATGGGTATTTACAGGTCGCCGGCGGTTGCTATGATGCCTGATCTTACACCGCCGCCGCTTCGTTCACGTGCTAATGCAATCATCAATCTCATGGGTACGGTTGGTGCTGTGTATACTCTTGCTATGATTTCTATACTTTTAAAAGATGCGGATGATCAGGCGAAGACTAATTATACACCGCTTGCACTTGCGATCAGTGTTGCAATGGTTATCTGTGTTATCATTTTGTTTGTTACTATCAAGGAAAATAAGATTCGTGATGAAGTTACCAAAGAGGTTGAATCGGCAGGTCTTTCAATGAATGATGCTGATGATGAGGCATCTGAGAAGATTGCAAAGGCTAAGGAAGATGGAAGCTTTGACAAAGAAAACCATTCAGAGCCATCTGTAAAAAGAAGTCTTAATTTCCTTCTTATATCTGTTCTTTTGTGGTTCACAGCATATAATGCAGTAACAACCGCTTTTTCCAGATATGTTGAAGAGGTATGGGGGCTCAAGAACGGAGCTTATGCTAACTGTCTTATGATCGCTACGGTAGCAGCAGTTGTTTCATATCTTCCTATCGGATGGATTTCATCCAAGATAGGGCGTAAGAAGACTATTCTTATGGGCGTATCGGTTATGAGTATATGCTACCTTGCAGGAGCATTCGCAACGGGATATTCTGGCGCGATCGTAGTCATGTTCGTTCTGATCGGATTTGGCTGGGCGTCGATCAACGTTAATTCATATCCTATGGTAGTGCAGATGTCCAATGCATCTGACATAGGTAAGTATACAGGTTATTACTATACTTTTAGTATGGCTGCCCAGGTGTTTACACCTATTGCATCCGGAATACTTCTGGAATATGTATCTTATAGAACGCTTTTCCCATATGCGTGTGTATTTTCAACGCTGGCATTTATAACGATGCTTATGGTAAAACATGGTGATTCCGAAAGACAGGCATAA